The genome window CGCCGTGCTGGGGGCGAATGATGGCATTCTGTCCACCGCCAGCCTGATGGTCGGCGTGGCCAGCGCAACCAGCCCCGGCAGCGGGCGTGGCGCCATTCTGCTGGCCGGGCTGTCGGCTCTGATCGCGGGGGCCATGTCTATGGCGGCGGGCGAATACGTTTCCGTCAGCTCCCAGTCCGATTCAGAACGCGCCGATCTGGCGCGGGAGAAAAAGGAACTGGATGCCGACTGGCACGGAGAGCTGGATGAATTGACCGAGATCTATCGCAGCCGCGGTCTGGATGCTCCCCTCGCACGACAGGTTGCAGAGCAATTGATGCGCCGCGATCCTCTCTCAGCCCATGCAAGGGACGAGCTGGGCATGACCGAGGATGGCGCGGCGCGTCCGGTGCAGGCAGCTTTGGCCTCGGCAGCATCCTTCGCCTGTGGTGCGGCCCTGCCATGGCTGGCAGCGGCACTGGCCCCTGATCCATACGATGCGACAGGGGAGAGCACAGGACAGACAAGCGTAATCTGGACCGTCTCGGCTGTGTCCCTGCTGGCACTGCTGCTGCTGGGTCTGGCGGGAGCATGGGCGGGAAATGCGCCGAAGCTGCGGGCGGCGATGCGGGTATTGCTGTGGGGCGTGCTCGCCATGGCCGCCACCGCGATCACCGGCCATCTGTTCGGGGGTGTGGTGGGTTAAAGCGCCAGCGTCTGGCTGCGCACCAGCCGGGCGTACAGCCCGTCCTGCTCCATCAGGGCCGTATGGGTGCCCTGCTCCGCCACCCGGCCATCGGCCATGGCCACCACCAGATCAGCATCGCGCACGGTGGACAGGCGGTGCGCGATCACCAGCGTGGTACGCCCCTGACGCAATCTGGTCAGAGCCTGCTGCACCGCGGCCTCGCTTTCCGCATCCAGCGCGCTGGTTGCTTCATCCAGCAGCAGAATGCGCGGATTGCGCAGCAGCGCCCGTGCCAGCACAACGCGCTGTCTCTGCCCACCGGACAGGCGCTGGCCACCGGGACCGACCATTGTCTCGAACCCCTCCGGCAGATCGCGGATGAAGCCTCCGGCAGCAGCTTCGGCGGCCTGCTCGATCTCCGCCCGTTCCGCGCCCTCACGCCCAATGCCGATATTGGCGGCGATGGTGTCGTCGAACAGCAGTGCATCCTGCCCCACATAGGCAATGGCATCCCGCAGGGAGGCAAGCGTGACTTCCCTGACATCCGCGCCATCAACCAGCACCCGGCCAGACGTCGCATCCCGCAACCGCGGCAGCAGGGCCAGCGCCGTGGATTTTCCGGCTCCTGAGGGGCCGACCAGCGCCACCGTCATGCCCGGCTGGGCAACAAAGCTCAGCCCGTCCAGCCCGGTGCGACCATCGGCATAGACAAAGCCCACATTCTCGAACGCCACATGCCCATGTCCCTGCGGCAGAGGAACCGCATCGGGTGCGTCCCTGATGGCGGCAGGCTCGTCGATGACGGCAAACACCCGGACCAGCCCGGCCACCCCCTCCTGCACCGCCGCGTTCAGCGAACCGAGCGCACGCAGCGGGCGGGAGGCAATCAGCAACGCGGCAATAAAACCGGCGAAATCGCCGAGACTGCTCTGTCCGTTCGCGGCGCGCCAACCGGTAAAGCCGATCACCACCGCCACCGCACTGCCGCCCAGTACCTCCAGCACCGGATCAACCCGCGCGCGCGACCGCGTCATACGCAACAACGCACTGTAGAGATGCTGAAAGGCCTCTCCGGCGCGCCTGATCTCGAAACCCTCCAGCCGGTAGGCGCGGATAGTGCGGGCCTGCGTGAAACTCTCGTTCAGCAGGGCGGCGGTTTCTCCCATCCGCTCCTGCATACCGCCCGAGGCCCGGCGGATGCGCTTGCCGATTTTCTGAATCGGCAGCGCCGCCAGCGGATACATCGCCGCCGCGATCAGGCTCAGCACCCAGTCCAGATACACCATGGAGGAGACCAGCCCCACCACCGTCACCACATCGCCCACCCCGTTGACGGCACGAACCAGCGCCTCCCTTATGGTGGCGGCATCGGTCGTAAAACGCGCGGCGAGCTGTGCCGGAGCCTCCCGCTCCACCCGATCCAGATCGGCATGGGCGAGGTGACTGAACATGCGCTCCTGCAACTCCCTGATCACGATCAGCACCAGTTGCTGCATGGAGACGGTCTGCCCATACATCGCAGCACCCTTGATGGCGGTGACGATCAGCACCAGCACCGGAATCTGATACAGAATGCGCCGGTCACGGGCATTGAACAGATCGATCGCATGCTGGATCACCACCGGGTACAGCGCCGTGCTGCCCGCCATCAGCGCCGTCAGCAGAATCACCACCAGCATGCGAACACGATGATGCGCGATATGTTCCCGCCACAACCGCCTCATCATGGCGAGCGCGGTTGGCTCCAACTCCACGTTGATCTTGCGCCCTACCTTACCCCGCCGCTTTGAAGGAGAGGGTGAGGGTGGCGACTGATCCGTTACCTGATTGAGCGGGCGTGCATCCATGCACCGGGGTGTATCAGGCCGGGGGGCGGTTTGCACAGCCCCGGCGGGAGAGTAGGGCTTCTATATAATGTATCAGACTATCTCCGCGCACGCGGAGGAACCTCCCGGCTGGCCCCGGCCGACACGTACGTGTCGGGTCTATCTCCGCGCACGCGGAGGAACCCTGTTTATCGCATCTCGCCGATCCTCGGCGGGGGGTCTATCTCCGCGCACGCGGAGGAACCAGAACAATTGCTTGCATCGTACCCGCGTCTCCCGGTCTATCTCCGCGCACGCGGAGGAACCTCACTAGAGGAAGCGAACGAGGCTTTTTTGCAGGGTCTATCTCCGCGCACGCGGAGGAACCGCAGCGCAGGCCCAGCGCACCACCGGCACAGCAGGTCTATCTCCGCGCACGCGGAGGAACCCCGCGTTCGCCTCCTCTAGTGAGTCTGCGGCGAGGTCTATCTCCGCGCACGCGGAGGAACCGGGGAGGCTGATAGTGGTCGTCTCCCCCTTTATGGTCTATCTCCGCGCACGCGGAGGAACCAGTTCGCGCAGGCTCTTCCTGCTCCGGGCGCTGGGTCTATCTCCGCGCACGCGGAGGAACCCCAGATCACGCATGCCGCTCAGGTCCAAAAACAGGTCTATCTCCGCGCACGCGGAGGAACCTGCCTCACATTCAGCCAGATGGCTCGCCTGGCGGGTCTATCTCCGCGCACGCGGAGGAACCCGCGTTGTGGAAAACATGCTGGAGCCGAGCCAAGGTCTATCTCCGCGCACGCGGAGGAACCGCCCGTCAGATGTTTTTTTTGCACGGCCGCGAGGGTCTATCTCCGCGCACGCGGAGGAACCACGTGCCGCTCGAACGGCGATAGCGACGAGAGGGGTCTATCTCCGCGCACGCGGAGGAACCCGTTTAGCCAGCCTAAGATACCCCAGCGCCAAGGGTCTATCTCCGCGCACGCGGAGGAACCCACGGGAAGCGCGCTGCCTCCTGATGTGCCTGGGGCCTATCTCCGCGCACGCGGAGGAACCCATGAGAAGCCCGGAAAAGATGTGAATACGTCAGGTCTATCTCCGCGCACGCGGAGGAACCTGCAAAGCTATTACAATCTGACTCTATAGCAACGGTCTATCTCCGCGCACGCGGAGGAACCTCTTGCCTACAACACATTGATACTTATTGACAATATCAAAGAACGTCATGTTTCAGAGATTAACTTTATCTGAACCAGCAGCACTCCGTCGGCCTTGATACTTTCCTTCGGAGCATCATAATCGGAACAAGAACAGGGATGGTCGATAGACCGATCCTGTCTCTGTCCCGCTTCTCCATGCAGAATTAAAAACGCATATGATCGTCTTCTGCAACTGGTGCAGGATGAGAAGGGGCATGAGAAGACTGAGCCCTCTATATGTTACGCGGCGTTGACGAAACATCCAGCGCCATGCTGGCGATCATTATGGAATCAAAATCCCGATAGATTCCATGAAGAGCAGGCTGCACAAGGAGATGCTGAATAATCTGTTTCATCATCCTGATACAAAAATCGATTTTGTGCAGAAAGACCTTTTATCTCCCGGATATCTTTGAAAATCTTGCCGAAAAAGGATTCCTCTTCAAATATCAATCCAGACGCGGCAACTGCCATGTCTGTACCAGGCGGAGAGTAAAACTTTAAATCTCTCCCGCCTTCAGGCCATCCTCCACCCAAGCCAGCAATGCCGCTTTTTCCTCCTCCCCCTCCCGGCAGCCGCGATGGAGCCATTCCGTGCGAACGGTGTCGAGCAGATGGCCGAGCGCCGGGCCAGGGGTGGCGAGACCGGCCGCCAACAGATCGCGGCCTGCCAACGGGAAATGCGGGCGGCTCAACGGAGTCAACAGGCGCGTCAGATGCGCCGCGCGCTCATCGCGCAACGTGACCCAGGCACGATCGATCAGAGCCTGCGCCGGGTCATCAGCCAGCAGCCGGCGGAGGCCTACCGTATCCGCAGCGCCATCCCACACCGGCACAGAACCGTCGAGACAAGCGGCCAACCGGCCTGCCTCCTGACCGGACAGGCGCAGGCGCTCGGCCAATGCGCGGGGAGGTTCCTTCTCCCCCACCAGCAAAGCGAGGCGCGGGATCGCTTCCTCCGCCAGACCTTCGCCGGGCATGCCATTTGCAACCGCCTCGATCAATGGCGCGGGATCGTATCCGGCGGGGAACAGTACCGGCAGCACACCGGTCCGCTCCATCGCCCCCAGTGTTGCCGCCAGATGCGGGCCTGTGAGGATACGCCGCAACTCGCTCCACACACGCTCCGCCGAGAGCTGTGTCAGCTCTCCGGCGATGGCGGCAATGGCCTGCATCGCCGCCACATCCGGCTCCGCCCCCTGTTCCCAACGGCCATAGCGGGCCTGAAAGCGGAAAAAACGCAGCGCTCGCAGCCGGTCCTCTGCCACCCGCCGGGCTGCTTGTCCTACGAAGCGGACCCGGCCAGCACGCAGATCATCCAGACCGCCGAAATAATCATGCAGCGTGCCATCCGGCGACAGGGACATGGCGTTGATGGTAAAATCCCGCCGCGCCGCATCCTCCTGCCAGTCATCGGTGAAGGACACCTCGGCATGGCGGCCATCCGTCGCCAGATCACGGCGCAGGCTGGTGATCTCGAAACGCTGGCCCCTGCTTACCGCCGTGACCGTACCGTGGGAAAGCCCGGTGGGAATACTGTGCAGGCCAGCCTGTTCCAGACGATACAACGTCTGCTCCGGAGGCATCGGCACGGCAAGGTCGATGTCCGCCACCGGCCGCCCTGCCAGAGCATCCCGCACACAGCCCCCCACCGGACGCGCCTGCGGCAAAACCGCCAGCACATCATGCAGGCCCGGATCGTCCAGCCATGACGGATGCAGAACCGGTTTTTCTTCCGTCAAAAGCCGGGCTCCGCCGCCAAATGAGCCTCCGCCTGCCGCAACCGCAAGGATAACTCCATCAGGATTGCGGCAGTCGCGCCCCAGATCACATGCTGCTCATGCGGCCAGACCCAGCTTTGGTGACGCATGCCTCTTACCTCCAGCCAGTCCTGCCGAGGCGCATCAGGATCCAGCAGCACACGCAATTTCAGTTCGAACACCGCCGCCACTTCCGCGGGCGCAACGGTCACCACCCAGTCCGGGGACACCAGCCCCACCACCGGCGTCACCACAAAGCCGGTTCCGGTCAGGACCGGATCAAGCCGTCCGAGAAGATGCACATTCTCTGCCTGCAGACCAATCTCCTCCCGCGCTTCCCGCAAGGCGGCATGCTCCGGGGAAGCATCACCGGGATCAATCCGCCCGCCCGGAAAGGAAACCTGACCGGCATGATGGCTTAAGCCCGCCGCACGCAGCGTCAGGATGATGCCCGGCTCCTCGGCCTCCGTGATTCCCACCAGCACCGCGGCAGCCCGCATCATGGAGACGGTGTCCGCCAGCATCTCCGGACGGCGCAGCAGGTCGGGCTGAGGCACCGGCAGGGACAGAGCCGTGCGCAGATATCTGCCGACAGAGGCTATACCGCAGGGCGGAACAGTCTCCACCACCTCCATGCCTCACCCCTTTTCCGCATTGGACGGCATTTCGCCGAGCGCGAAAAACGTGCCGCAGCTCCAGACACCCAGCATGCGGCGGCAGCAGACATCATGCGGTTCCGCCAGCGCGACCAGCTCATAATACACAGCCCTGCTGATCCGTGCCTCGATAGGCGGAGCACCCTCTTCTCCGTCCCTGACATGCAGATAGGGGGTGGGCTCGCAGGTCAGGATGTCATGCGCCACGCGGATCGGGTGGTCCTTCCCCGCCGTGATGAGCTGATCGACATTGGTGCGGAAAGTCAGCTTCTGATGGCGGCCACAGCCGGCCCAGTCCAGCTCCACCGCGACAAAGGGCGCATCCTCGACTTCGATCCGGCCTTCCTCGACCGGGGTGCGCAGCTTGTAGCCGTCCTGATCCCGTCGCAGCACGGAGGAAAACAGGCAGACCAGTTCCTTCCGGGCGATCGGGCTGCCGCGATACAGCCATGTGCCATCCCGCCGGATCAGAAACGGCAGTACACCGCAACATGTGCTGCCAGCCTGCGTCGGATTGCCCATGACGGCATCAGGGGAAAAACCCTGCTTCTCATGGCAGGAAAGGCTGTTCAGTATGCTGTTATCGACCACGTTCCATCCCAGGGTTGATCCGATGACGCCGGAAAGACCGCCTGAAAGGCATCGCGCGGAAGTTAGCCCCCCGCAGCAATATCGCCTTGAGAGCGATATAGGAAGTCTCTCTTTGCTGATCAAACAGGGCAATCACAGATTGATCGTGGCTCTGCCTGAGAGCCTGACACGCTCTCAGGGATGCTCTGACGCGGCGAAGGGGGCCGCCATCAGGCGCTGCTCCGCCTTTTTCTGCCGCAGCCTTGTCGCACTGCTGAAAAATGCGTTCAGCAGCACGGCGGAGACGGCCGTCAGTACGATCGGATCAGCCACAATCGGCCTCCATTCGGCAGGAAGCATCCGGAAAAAATCCGGGGCCACCAGCGGAATGACGCCAAGCCCGGCAGAGAGCGCCACCACCAGCACGGCATTATGCTCGGTTTTGTAATCGACGGTGGCAAGGATCTTGATACCGGTGGCGGCCACCATGCCGAACATGATGAAGGCCGCCCCACCCAGCACGCTGTAGGGAATGGTGGCGACAATAAAGGCCAGTTTCGGCACCAGCCCCAGCGCCAGCATGATGACTCCGCTGGTCACGCAGACATACCGGCTGAACACGCCCGTAATCCCGACCATGCCAACATTCTGTGAGTAAGAAACATAGGGAAAGGTATTGAACACCGCCCCGATCACGGTCCCCAGACCATCGGCCCGCAGCCCGCGCCTGATATCCTCATCCGAGACCGGCTTCCCCACCACGTTGCCCAGGGCCAGAAACATGCCCGTCGCCTCGATAAACGTGATGGTGACCAACAGGCACATGGTCAGGCAGGGGATCAGATGAAAACTCGGCATGCCGAATTGCAGGGGCGCGACCACCCTCACCCAGGGCTGCGCGGCGAGGCCGGAGAAATCGACATCCCCCCGCAGGATGGTCAGCATATATCCTGTCAACAGCCCGGCCATAACGGCGACATGGGACAGGAACCCGCGCGCGAAACGCACCAGCAGCAGGATCGTCAGCAGAACCACGATGGCCGCCGAGATATGGTGG of Granulibacter bethesdensis contains these proteins:
- a CDS encoding CoA pyrophosphatase, which translates into the protein MEVVETVPPCGIASVGRYLRTALSLPVPQPDLLRRPEMLADTVSMMRAAAVLVGITEAEEPGIILTLRAAGLSHHAGQVSFPGGRIDPGDASPEHAALREAREEIGLQAENVHLLGRLDPVLTGTGFVVTPVVGLVSPDWVVTVAPAEVAAVFELKLRVLLDPDAPRQDWLEVRGMRHQSWVWPHEQHVIWGATAAILMELSLRLRQAEAHLAAEPGF
- a CDS encoding VIT family protein — translated: MRSRIRHRETHATERLGWLRAAVLGANDGILSTASLMVGVASATSPGSGRGAILLAGLSALIAGAMSMAAGEYVSVSSQSDSERADLAREKKELDADWHGELDELTEIYRSRGLDAPLARQVAEQLMRRDPLSAHARDELGMTEDGAARPVQAALASAASFACGAALPWLAAALAPDPYDATGESTGQTSVIWTVSAVSLLALLLLGLAGAWAGNAPKLRAAMRVLLWGVLAMAATAITGHLFGGVVG
- a CDS encoding CCA tRNA nucleotidyltransferase, with the translated sequence MTEEKPVLHPSWLDDPGLHDVLAVLPQARPVGGCVRDALAGRPVADIDLAVPMPPEQTLYRLEQAGLHSIPTGLSHGTVTAVSRGQRFEITSLRRDLATDGRHAEVSFTDDWQEDAARRDFTINAMSLSPDGTLHDYFGGLDDLRAGRVRFVGQAARRVAEDRLRALRFFRFQARYGRWEQGAEPDVAAMQAIAAIAGELTQLSAERVWSELRRILTGPHLAATLGAMERTGVLPVLFPAGYDPAPLIEAVANGMPGEGLAEEAIPRLALLVGEKEPPRALAERLRLSGQEAGRLAACLDGSVPVWDGAADTVGLRRLLADDPAQALIDRAWVTLRDERAAHLTRLLTPLSRPHFPLAGRDLLAAGLATPGPALGHLLDTVRTEWLHRGCREGEEEKAALLAWVEDGLKAGEI
- a CDS encoding DUF1285 domain-containing protein; amino-acid sequence: MGNPTQAGSTCCGVLPFLIRRDGTWLYRGSPIARKELVCLFSSVLRRDQDGYKLRTPVEEGRIEVEDAPFVAVELDWAGCGRHQKLTFRTNVDQLITAGKDHPIRVAHDILTCEPTPYLHVRDGEEGAPPIEARISRAVYYELVALAEPHDVCCRRMLGVWSCGTFFALGEMPSNAEKG
- a CDS encoding nucleobase:cation symporter-2 family protein, which translates into the protein MMTGSVSGVAEKTLHPVDQMLPWPRLLTLGVQHVLVMYANAVAAPLILGAAMHLDQAHIAMLINADLFACGIATLIQTIGFGPFGIRLPVIMGVTGLCIPPMLAMAATPGVGLQGIYGAALVGGLFGLAIVPLIGRMLRFFPALVTGSIIMMIGISLMRIGINWAAGGVGAADYGSFHHISAAIVVLLTILLLVRFARGFLSHVAVMAGLLTGYMLTILRGDVDFSGLAAQPWVRVVAPLQFGMPSFHLIPCLTMCLLVTITFIEATGMFLALGNVVGKPVSDEDIRRGLRADGLGTVIGAVFNTFPYVSYSQNVGMVGITGVFSRYVCVTSGVIMLALGLVPKLAFIVATIPYSVLGGAAFIMFGMVAATGIKILATVDYKTEHNAVLVVALSAGLGVIPLVAPDFFRMLPAEWRPIVADPIVLTAVSAVLLNAFFSSATRLRQKKAEQRLMAAPFAASEHP
- a CDS encoding ABC transporter ATP-binding protein; the protein is MMRRLWREHIAHHRVRMLVVILLTALMAGSTALYPVVIQHAIDLFNARDRRILYQIPVLVLIVTAIKGAAMYGQTVSMQQLVLIVIRELQERMFSHLAHADLDRVEREAPAQLAARFTTDAATIREALVRAVNGVGDVVTVVGLVSSMVYLDWVLSLIAAAMYPLAALPIQKIGKRIRRASGGMQERMGETAALLNESFTQARTIRAYRLEGFEIRRAGEAFQHLYSALLRMTRSRARVDPVLEVLGGSAVAVVIGFTGWRAANGQSSLGDFAGFIAALLIASRPLRALGSLNAAVQEGVAGLVRVFAVIDEPAAIRDAPDAVPLPQGHGHVAFENVGFVYADGRTGLDGLSFVAQPGMTVALVGPSGAGKSTALALLPRLRDATSGRVLVDGADVREVTLASLRDAIAYVGQDALLFDDTIAANIGIGREGAERAEIEQAAEAAAGGFIRDLPEGFETMVGPGGQRLSGGQRQRVVLARALLRNPRILLLDEATSALDAESEAAVQQALTRLRQGRTTLVIAHRLSTVRDADLVVAMADGRVAEQGTHTALMEQDGLYARLVRSQTLAL